The following are encoded together in the Nocardioides thalensis genome:
- a CDS encoding DUF5995 family protein, which produces MVLPSIRAALGGVVALVAVLSPSPSAHADPVPPDPDPVRGIVLPPLDLVNGLLPPLPVPGADYAGDLCRSGGDECIDEVIARMEPRLERLAASCSHSAVFSLAYLRVTENVRDAVRSGYFEDAQWLNRVDTIFAELYFDVTSRWESGRRTGIPAAWRIALQAEDDQKMSGLGNFLLAMNAHINRDFPYVLAEAGLTAPDGTSHRADHLRYNKRLDSLYAPVFAEEARRFDPTFDDIDVGTLEETVAGVIMRGWREIVWRNAEALALARTPLQLRLVQTEIETYAATQALLIRQFFTARPERRNAWCAEHGLEG; this is translated from the coding sequence CGCCCTCGTGGCGGTGCTCTCGCCGAGCCCGTCCGCCCACGCCGATCCGGTGCCGCCCGACCCCGACCCGGTGCGCGGCATCGTGCTGCCGCCGCTCGACCTGGTCAACGGCCTGCTGCCGCCGCTGCCGGTGCCCGGCGCCGACTACGCCGGCGACCTCTGCCGGTCCGGCGGCGACGAGTGCATCGACGAGGTCATCGCCCGGATGGAGCCGCGGCTCGAGCGGCTCGCGGCCTCGTGCTCGCACAGCGCGGTCTTCTCGCTGGCCTACCTGCGGGTGACCGAGAACGTGCGCGACGCCGTGCGCTCGGGCTACTTCGAGGACGCGCAGTGGCTCAACCGCGTCGACACGATCTTCGCCGAGCTCTACTTCGACGTGACCAGCCGGTGGGAGAGCGGCCGGCGTACCGGCATCCCGGCGGCCTGGCGGATCGCGCTCCAGGCCGAGGACGACCAGAAGATGAGCGGCCTGGGCAACTTCCTGCTCGCGATGAACGCCCACATCAACCGCGACTTCCCCTACGTCCTCGCCGAGGCCGGGCTCACCGCCCCCGACGGCACCAGCCACCGGGCCGACCACCTGCGCTACAACAAGCGCCTCGACTCGCTCTACGCGCCCGTGTTCGCCGAGGAGGCGCGGCGCTTCGACCCGACGTTCGACGACATCGACGTCGGCACGCTCGAGGAGACGGTCGCCGGCGTGATCATGCGCGGCTGGCGCGAGATCGTGTGGCGCAACGCGGAAGCCCTGGCCCTCGCCCGGACGCCGCTCCAGCTGCGGCTGGTGCAGACCGAGATCGAGACGTACGCCGCGACGCAGGCGCTGCTGATCCGGCAGTTCTTCACCGCGCGACCCGAGCGCCGCAACGCGTGGTGCGCCGAGCACGGACTGGAGGGCTGA
- a CDS encoding oxygenase MpaB family protein → MTAAEIDRPARTFPTRFREGEARAARMGRPLRIFGRVREVDEELMQRIGRAMTERDELGGRLAEAIRTRAGDPGKVTLRQLRTALHEGLDAVPDAPPALADFIRTNTEVPDWVEWDLVEEGARVYNRLGQNAADVLTQLSLVGGYRFGGPTDLLVATGGLTGDMTRRRLAETQKWAITLGQPGALEPGGEAWRLTLHVRAMHALVNAEFADTWDTERWGLPINQADLASTLGLFDGVLLIGSRALGARVTRAESRAVMHQWKWIGYLMGVDDDFLVDSERERHRISYHVLLAQSDITDAGPQLAQAVVEAQADRTYPGWPAGLQGLRAKWEQERLLSMLTVFLGPTSMRELGLPLRPPWAHAYVAGLNLWRYGVLNRTRWGRERMDRWGARVSQRILDSYFGDEAEDVGQLRA, encoded by the coding sequence ATGACCGCCGCAGAGATCGACCGCCCCGCGCGGACCTTCCCCACCCGCTTTCGCGAGGGCGAGGCGCGCGCGGCCCGGATGGGTCGTCCGCTCCGCATCTTCGGCCGGGTCCGCGAGGTCGACGAGGAGCTGATGCAGCGCATCGGCCGCGCGATGACCGAGCGCGACGAGCTCGGCGGACGGCTCGCGGAAGCGATCCGAACGCGAGCAGGCGACCCCGGCAAGGTGACCCTGCGACAGCTGCGCACCGCGCTGCACGAGGGCCTCGACGCCGTACCGGACGCACCTCCGGCCCTCGCCGACTTCATCCGCACCAACACCGAGGTGCCCGACTGGGTCGAGTGGGACCTCGTCGAGGAGGGCGCCCGGGTCTACAACCGGCTCGGCCAGAACGCGGCCGACGTGCTCACCCAGCTCTCCCTCGTCGGCGGCTACCGCTTCGGCGGCCCGACCGACCTGCTCGTCGCCACCGGCGGACTCACCGGCGACATGACCCGGCGCCGCCTCGCCGAGACCCAGAAGTGGGCGATCACGCTCGGGCAGCCGGGCGCGCTCGAGCCTGGGGGCGAGGCGTGGCGGCTCACCCTGCACGTGCGGGCGATGCACGCACTCGTCAACGCCGAGTTCGCCGACACGTGGGACACCGAGCGGTGGGGCCTCCCCATCAACCAGGCCGACCTCGCGTCGACGCTCGGGCTCTTCGACGGCGTGCTGCTCATCGGGTCGCGCGCCCTCGGCGCCCGGGTGACCCGCGCCGAGTCACGGGCGGTCATGCACCAGTGGAAGTGGATCGGCTACCTGATGGGCGTCGACGACGACTTCCTCGTCGACAGCGAGAGGGAGCGCCACCGCATCAGCTATCACGTGCTGCTCGCCCAGTCCGACATCACCGATGCCGGCCCGCAGCTCGCCCAGGCCGTCGTCGAGGCGCAGGCCGACCGCACCTACCCCGGGTGGCCGGCCGGGCTCCAGGGGCTGCGCGCGAAGTGGGAGCAGGAGCGGCTGCTCAGCATGCTCACCGTGTTCCTCGGACCGACCAGCATGCGCGAGCTCGGGCTGCCGCTGCGGCCTCCCTGGGCGCACGCGTACGTCGCGGGCCTCAACCTGTGGCGGTACGGCGTGCTCAACCGCACGCGGTGGGGCCGGGAGCGGATGGACCGCTGGGGCGCGCGGGTCAGCCAGCGGATCCTCGACAGCTACTTCGGCGACGAGGCCGAGGACGTGGGCCAGTTGCGCGCCTGA
- a CDS encoding sugar phosphate isomerase/epimerase family protein has protein sequence MGKRFTLFTGQWVDLTLEEVARHAAEWGYDGLEIAVSGEHLDAWRVDEDGYVEERLALLERYGLKCWAISNHLTGQAICDDPIDFRHQAIVRDRVWGDGDPEGVRQRAAEEMKLTARLARKMGVDVVVGFTGSSVWQYVAMFPPVPAERIDRGYQDFADRWHPILDVFAEEGVRFAHEVHPSEIAYDYWSTVKTLEAIDHRPEFGINWDPSHMMWQGLDPVAFITDFADRIYHVDCKDTRMRMGGGRNGILSSHLPWGDQHRGWDFVSTGRGDVPWEDSFRALAAIGYDGPVSVEWEDAGMDRLHGAPEALEFLRRFDYDPPAASFDAAFSKQSEQ, from the coding sequence ATGGGCAAGCGCTTCACGCTGTTCACCGGCCAGTGGGTCGACCTGACGCTCGAGGAGGTCGCGCGGCACGCGGCGGAGTGGGGCTACGACGGGCTCGAGATCGCCGTCTCCGGCGAGCACCTCGACGCCTGGCGCGTGGACGAGGACGGCTACGTCGAGGAGCGGCTCGCGCTGCTGGAGCGCTACGGCCTGAAGTGCTGGGCGATCTCCAACCACCTGACGGGGCAGGCGATCTGCGACGACCCGATCGACTTCCGGCACCAGGCGATCGTGCGCGACCGCGTGTGGGGCGACGGCGACCCCGAGGGCGTGCGGCAGCGCGCCGCCGAGGAGATGAAGCTGACCGCGCGGCTCGCGCGGAAGATGGGCGTCGACGTCGTCGTCGGCTTCACCGGCTCGTCGGTCTGGCAGTACGTCGCGATGTTCCCTCCCGTGCCGGCCGAGCGCATCGACCGCGGCTACCAGGACTTCGCCGACCGGTGGCACCCGATCCTCGACGTGTTCGCCGAGGAGGGCGTGCGGTTCGCGCACGAGGTGCACCCCTCGGAGATCGCCTACGACTACTGGTCCACGGTGAAGACCCTCGAGGCGATCGACCACCGGCCGGAGTTCGGCATCAACTGGGACCCCAGCCACATGATGTGGCAGGGCCTCGACCCGGTCGCGTTCATCACCGACTTCGCCGACCGGATCTACCACGTCGACTGCAAGGACACCCGGATGCGGATGGGCGGCGGCCGCAACGGCATCCTCTCCTCGCACCTGCCGTGGGGCGACCAGCACCGCGGCTGGGACTTCGTGTCCACCGGCCGCGGCGACGTGCCGTGGGAGGACTCCTTCCGGGCGCTCGCCGCGATCGGGTACGACGGACCGGTGTCGGTCGAGTGGGAGGACGCAGGGATGGACCGCCTGCACGGCGCCCCGGAGGCGCTGGAGTTCCTGCGCCGGTTCGACTACGACCCGCCGGCCGCGTCGTTCGACGCTGCCTTCTCCAAGCAGAGCGAGCAGTAG
- a CDS encoding Gfo/Idh/MocA family protein, which yields MTREPLGVAVIGYSFMGKAHSNAWRNVRAFYPGVPAVRQQVLVGRDEAAVKEAASHYGWAESATDWRSVIERDDVDVVDVCTPGDSHAEITLAALAAGKHVLVEKPLSNTVAESEAMLAAAREAEARGVRAMIGFNYRRVPALALTRQLIADGRIGAVRQVRAAYLQDWLADADAPMTWRLRKEQAGSGVLGDLGSHVVDQLHYLLGDPVVAASGHLRTFVPERTGPQGREPVTVDDAAWATLETGSGVVASVEVSRMATGRKNGLTLEVYGDRGSVAFDLERLNELMVLDRPDDVAAGARRVLVTETDHPWLSAWWPPGHVLGWDHTFTSQAADFLTAIAEGTSPQPSFADGLAVQRVLAAIEQSAGDDGRRVAVREGA from the coding sequence ATGACCCGCGAACCTCTCGGGGTGGCCGTGATCGGCTACTCGTTCATGGGCAAGGCCCACTCCAACGCCTGGCGCAACGTGCGCGCCTTCTACCCCGGCGTCCCCGCCGTGCGGCAGCAGGTGCTGGTCGGGCGCGACGAAGCGGCCGTCAAGGAGGCCGCGTCCCACTACGGCTGGGCGGAGTCCGCGACCGACTGGCGCAGCGTGATCGAGCGCGACGACGTCGACGTGGTCGACGTCTGCACGCCGGGCGACAGCCACGCCGAGATCACCCTCGCCGCCCTGGCCGCCGGCAAGCACGTGCTCGTCGAGAAGCCGCTCAGCAACACGGTCGCCGAGTCCGAGGCGATGCTCGCCGCCGCGCGCGAGGCCGAGGCCCGCGGGGTGCGGGCGATGATCGGCTTCAACTACCGCCGGGTGCCGGCGCTCGCGCTGACACGACAGCTGATCGCGGACGGCCGGATCGGCGCGGTGCGCCAGGTGCGGGCGGCGTACCTCCAGGACTGGCTGGCCGACGCCGACGCGCCGATGACGTGGCGACTGCGCAAGGAGCAGGCGGGCAGCGGCGTGCTCGGCGACCTCGGCTCGCACGTGGTCGACCAGCTGCACTACCTGCTCGGCGACCCGGTCGTCGCGGCGTCGGGCCACCTACGCACGTTCGTGCCGGAGCGCACCGGTCCGCAGGGACGAGAGCCGGTCACCGTCGACGACGCCGCGTGGGCCACGCTCGAGACCGGCTCCGGCGTGGTCGCGAGCGTCGAGGTGAGCCGGATGGCCACCGGTCGCAAGAACGGCCTCACCCTCGAGGTGTACGGCGACCGCGGCTCGGTCGCGTTCGATCTCGAGCGCCTCAACGAGCTCATGGTCCTCGACCGGCCCGACGACGTTGCGGCCGGCGCCCGCCGGGTGCTCGTCACCGAGACGGACCACCCGTGGCTCTCGGCCTGGTGGCCGCCGGGGCACGTGCTGGGATGGGACCACACGTTCACCAGCCAGGCCGCCGATTTCCTGACCGCGATCGCCGAGGGCACCAGCCCGCAGCCGTCGTTCGCCGACGGGCTCGCGGTGCAGCGGGTGCTCGCCGCGATCGAGCAGTCGGCCGGCGACGACGGCCGGCGGGTCGCCGTACGAGAAGGAGCATGA
- a CDS encoding TIM barrel protein: MRPIGVNTWVWTSPLADANLPGLLRDIRALGFDAVELPLENPGDIDPDLAAAALAETGLAPYVVGAMAPGRDLVATDADCVAATQDYLKACVDLAAAIGAPAVCGPFYAQTGRVWRLAPEERAAAYAEWRANLAPVVDHAGERGVRIGIEPLNRYETSLVNTVDQALEALGPLLGPALGLALDTYHLNIEERSSADAVRRTGEHLVHVQVCGSDRGAPGGDQTDWDALLAALDEVGYDGPLVIESFTPDNAAIAVAASIWRPLAASPDALATEGLAFLRQTGAQR; the protein is encoded by the coding sequence GTGCGACCCATCGGCGTCAACACCTGGGTGTGGACCTCGCCCCTGGCCGACGCGAACCTGCCGGGGCTGCTGCGCGACATCCGCGCGCTCGGCTTCGACGCGGTCGAGCTGCCGCTGGAGAACCCCGGCGACATCGACCCCGACCTCGCTGCCGCCGCGCTCGCCGAGACCGGCCTCGCGCCGTACGTCGTCGGCGCGATGGCGCCCGGCCGCGACCTGGTCGCGACCGACGCCGACTGCGTGGCCGCCACCCAGGACTACCTGAAGGCCTGCGTGGACCTCGCCGCCGCGATCGGCGCCCCGGCCGTGTGCGGACCCTTCTACGCGCAGACCGGCCGGGTCTGGCGGCTCGCTCCCGAGGAGCGCGCGGCCGCCTACGCCGAGTGGCGCGCCAACCTCGCGCCGGTCGTCGACCACGCGGGCGAGCGCGGCGTGCGGATCGGCATCGAGCCGCTCAACCGCTACGAGACCTCCCTCGTCAACACCGTCGACCAGGCGCTCGAGGCGCTCGGGCCGCTGCTCGGCCCTGCCCTCGGCCTGGCGCTGGACACCTACCACCTCAACATCGAGGAGCGCTCGAGCGCGGACGCCGTACGGCGCACCGGCGAGCACCTGGTGCACGTGCAGGTGTGCGGCAGCGACCGCGGCGCGCCCGGCGGCGACCAGACCGACTGGGACGCGCTGCTCGCGGCCCTCGACGAGGTCGGCTACGACGGCCCGCTGGTCATCGAGAGCTTCACCCCCGACAACGCGGCGATCGCGGTCGCCGCGTCCATCTGGCGGCCGCTCGCCGCCTCCCCCGACGCCCTCGCCACCGAGGGACTGGCGTTCCTGCGCCAGACAGGAGCACAGCGATGA
- a CDS encoding substrate-binding domain-containing protein: MRKSPFRGVLAGAAMLAVLTACSTDDSVDNPDTADDPASTEESEEGSSDEWFVQADYDEQMQQMDATFEGNPEEPWLQYIDGPMTDTSEWKSQEAQKVCFANASISNPWRQTGWITMNQQLEVLQDSGVISEMETRDAGDDDNTQIADIDYFIDQGNCDVFIISPNSTAALTPAVERACETGKPVIVFDRGVNTDCPTTFIHPIGGYAWGIATANFLVENLEEGDRVIALRILPGVDVLETRWAAAERIFEENGIEATDHFTGADPAEIKKIITDALVQGDVAGVWMDAGDGAVAAIEAFEDQGVDYPVMTGEDEMSFLRKWEETGLTGLAPVYSNFQWRTPLLAVEKIVKGEEIPTEWVLPQEPITEEERAAYLEANDGMPDGHYAKFGGEDLPGYPEVWQERQIP, translated from the coding sequence ATGCGCAAGTCACCTTTCAGGGGCGTGCTCGCGGGGGCGGCCATGCTGGCCGTGCTCACGGCGTGCTCGACCGACGACTCCGTCGACAACCCGGACACCGCGGACGATCCCGCGAGCACCGAGGAGTCGGAGGAGGGCAGCAGCGACGAGTGGTTCGTGCAGGCGGACTACGACGAGCAGATGCAGCAGATGGACGCCACCTTCGAGGGCAACCCCGAGGAGCCGTGGCTGCAGTACATCGACGGCCCGATGACCGACACCTCGGAGTGGAAGAGCCAGGAGGCGCAGAAGGTCTGCTTCGCCAACGCCTCGATCTCCAACCCGTGGCGCCAGACCGGCTGGATCACGATGAACCAGCAGCTCGAGGTGCTCCAGGACAGCGGCGTGATCTCCGAGATGGAGACCCGCGACGCCGGTGACGACGACAACACCCAGATCGCCGACATCGACTACTTCATCGACCAGGGCAACTGCGACGTCTTCATCATCTCGCCGAACTCGACGGCAGCCCTCACCCCCGCGGTGGAGCGCGCCTGCGAGACCGGCAAGCCCGTGATCGTCTTCGACCGCGGCGTCAACACCGACTGCCCGACCACGTTCATCCACCCGATCGGTGGCTACGCGTGGGGCATCGCGACCGCCAACTTCCTCGTCGAGAACCTCGAGGAGGGCGACCGCGTCATCGCGCTGCGGATCCTGCCCGGCGTCGACGTGCTCGAGACCCGCTGGGCCGCGGCCGAGCGGATCTTCGAGGAGAACGGCATCGAGGCGACCGACCACTTCACCGGCGCCGACCCGGCGGAGATCAAGAAGATCATCACCGACGCGCTCGTGCAGGGCGACGTCGCCGGCGTGTGGATGGACGCCGGTGACGGCGCCGTCGCCGCCATCGAGGCGTTCGAGGACCAGGGCGTCGACTACCCGGTGATGACCGGCGAGGACGAGATGAGCTTCCTCCGCAAGTGGGAGGAGACCGGGCTCACCGGCCTGGCGCCCGTCTACTCCAACTTCCAGTGGCGCACCCCGCTGCTCGCCGTCGAGAAGATCGTCAAGGGCGAGGAGATCCCGACCGAGTGGGTGCTCCCGCAGGAGCCGATCACCGAGGAGGAGCGGGCGGCGTACCTCGAGGCCAACGACGGCATGCCCGACGGCCACTACGCGAAGTTCGGCGGCGAGGACCTGCCGGGCTACCCGGAGGTCTGGCAGGAGCGGCAGATCCCGTAA
- a CDS encoding ABC transporter permease subunit, producing the protein MTDSQVTETRTTAPLPYHAHGLGARALAVLATPGGAVLVLAIALLLATIAANPNFGDPGVLIRFLGRTAPIAIVALGQYYVIVSGEFDLSMGAVIAAQVVIAGNFIGEDESRIIPGLVLMLLLGVGIGVVNGLVTTLLQVPSFITTLAMMLALGGLVDYLSGGAATGNPPDKFREIGRGAIEDVPVVDVIPYPLIILTVLCVAAAWLMRRPFGRTLIAVGDNPDAAAVSGARVWRVKTQAFVLSSLASTVAGILLVGYAGVHPSVGQGYEFMAITAVVLGGVVLGGGRGWVLSAVAGAFALELLFTLLTALEIESTWRDSVQGLIIIAALAVSARAWTLGRGRRTSPPPKTADRPTEPTPGTNIGEN; encoded by the coding sequence GTGACCGACAGCCAGGTGACCGAGACCCGTACGACGGCGCCGCTCCCCTACCACGCGCACGGGCTGGGGGCGCGGGCCCTCGCGGTGCTCGCCACGCCCGGGGGCGCCGTGCTCGTGCTGGCGATCGCGCTGCTGCTGGCGACGATCGCGGCCAACCCCAACTTCGGCGACCCGGGCGTGCTCATCCGTTTCCTCGGCCGTACGGCGCCGATCGCGATCGTGGCGCTGGGTCAGTACTACGTCATCGTGTCCGGCGAGTTCGACCTCTCGATGGGGGCCGTCATCGCCGCGCAGGTGGTGATCGCCGGCAACTTCATCGGCGAGGACGAGAGCCGGATCATCCCCGGCCTGGTGCTGATGCTTTTGCTCGGCGTGGGCATCGGCGTCGTCAACGGCCTGGTCACCACACTCCTCCAGGTGCCGAGCTTCATCACCACGCTCGCGATGATGCTGGCGCTGGGCGGCCTCGTCGACTACCTCTCCGGTGGCGCCGCGACCGGCAACCCGCCCGACAAGTTCCGCGAGATCGGGCGCGGGGCGATCGAGGACGTGCCGGTCGTCGACGTCATCCCCTATCCGCTGATCATCCTCACCGTCCTGTGCGTCGCCGCCGCCTGGCTGATGCGCCGCCCGTTCGGGCGCACGCTCATCGCCGTCGGCGACAACCCCGACGCCGCCGCCGTCTCGGGCGCCCGCGTGTGGCGCGTGAAGACGCAGGCGTTCGTGCTCTCGTCGCTGGCGTCGACCGTCGCCGGGATCCTGCTCGTCGGCTACGCCGGCGTGCACCCGTCCGTCGGCCAGGGCTACGAGTTCATGGCAATCACGGCGGTCGTGCTCGGCGGCGTCGTGCTCGGCGGCGGCCGCGGTTGGGTGCTCTCGGCGGTGGCCGGCGCGTTCGCGCTCGAGCTGCTCTTCACCCTGCTCACCGCGCTCGAGATCGAGTCCACGTGGAGGGACAGCGTGCAGGGGCTGATCATCATCGCCGCGCTCGCCGTCTCGGCCCGCGCCTGGACCCTGGGCCGCGGCCGCCGTACCTCCCCTCCCCCCAAGACAGCTGACCGACCCACAGAGCCCACCCCGGGCACGAACATTGGAGAGAACTGA
- a CDS encoding ABC transporter permease: MRGLAERFGRLTSTGLVLAVLVVAIVLGAILTATEGRNFFSLGNVSAILVATSVLGFVAIGQTLVILTGSIDLSVSYVVSLTTVLAATTMDGSSGNVVPAVLLVLAVAAAIGFVNGAVVSFLHVHGFIATLGMGLIISGYLAVNYAGPTGDAPRSFALIGATRIGPVPLPVLIMLGCALLMILMLRRTRVGHQVYAVGGNPQVARLSGVRTSVPVITAHVLCSMLTALAGLLLVARTQVGNPTAGTQGQYDLMSIAAVVLGGTLLAGGKGNITGTLAGVAIFAVMDNVMAALQTDPFLRDAIRGAVIVAAVAVYARREIDRRPARFERPGVLDAALQEAK; encoded by the coding sequence ATGAGGGGCCTCGCGGAGCGGTTCGGCCGGCTCACGTCGACCGGGCTGGTGCTCGCCGTCCTCGTCGTCGCGATCGTCCTCGGGGCGATCCTCACCGCCACCGAGGGCCGCAACTTCTTCAGCCTCGGCAACGTGTCCGCGATCCTGGTGGCCACCAGCGTGCTGGGCTTCGTCGCCATCGGGCAGACGCTCGTGATCCTCACCGGCAGCATCGACCTGTCGGTGTCCTACGTGGTCAGCCTGACCACGGTGCTCGCCGCCACGACGATGGACGGGTCGTCGGGCAACGTCGTGCCCGCCGTGCTGCTGGTCCTCGCGGTCGCCGCGGCGATCGGGTTCGTCAACGGGGCGGTCGTCAGCTTCCTGCACGTGCACGGCTTCATCGCCACGCTCGGCATGGGGCTGATCATCAGCGGCTACCTCGCCGTCAACTACGCCGGGCCCACCGGCGACGCCCCGCGCTCGTTCGCGCTGATCGGCGCCACCCGGATCGGCCCGGTGCCGCTGCCGGTCCTGATCATGCTCGGCTGCGCGCTGCTGATGATCCTGATGCTGCGCCGCACCCGCGTCGGCCACCAGGTCTACGCCGTCGGCGGCAACCCGCAGGTGGCGCGCCTGTCCGGCGTGCGCACGTCGGTGCCGGTCATCACCGCCCACGTCCTGTGCTCGATGCTCACGGCGCTCGCCGGCCTGCTGCTGGTCGCGCGGACCCAGGTGGGCAACCCGACCGCAGGCACGCAGGGGCAGTACGACCTGATGTCGATCGCGGCGGTGGTGCTCGGCGGCACCCTGCTCGCCGGCGGCAAGGGCAACATCACCGGCACCCTCGCCGGCGTCGCGATCTTCGCGGTGATGGACAACGTGATGGCCGCGCTCCAGACCGACCCGTTCCTGCGCGACGCGATCCGCGGCGCGGTGATCGTCGCCGCGGTCGCGGTCTACGCCCGCCGCGAGATCGACCGCCGGCCGGCCCGGTTCGAACGGCCGGGCGTGCTCGACGCCGCCCTCCAGGAGGCGAAGTGA
- a CDS encoding ATP-binding cassette domain-containing protein, with translation MPLQTDTIPLRARGLTKAFHGHTVLADVDLDLRAGQVHGLVGENGAGKSTLMKVLAGVHVADGGTVELDGREVTFHHPVQAQHAGVSTVFQEFNLLPERTVAENIWLGREPRRRGLVDVDRMQRDTQALLDDLGVTGLRPGQRVRTLSVAEQQIVEIAKAISFDARIISMDEPTAALADHEVALLYKIIRGLTARGVAILYVSHRLREIFDLCDTITVLKDGRQVATRPAAELDDAELVRLMVGRSMTSFFPGPVEGTEVGEPRLEVTGAGNGYVDDISLTLRAGEIVGVAGLQGSGRTELMEALFGVQPFTRGTVVVDGKEVRLRSARGAVRAGLALVTEDRKATGLALNQTILDNVLGPVRAVFPRRTGAARREAPGLLSNLQVAARALDQEVQFLSGGNQQKVVLARWLATEPRVVLMDEPTRGIDVGAKHAIYELMRVLAAAGVAVLMVSSELPEVIGMADRILVMRDGRLAGELPAGSSEETVLQLATGAREVAR, from the coding sequence GTGCCGCTCCAGACCGACACGATCCCCCTCCGCGCCCGGGGCCTGACCAAGGCCTTCCACGGCCACACCGTGCTCGCCGACGTCGACCTCGACCTGCGCGCGGGGCAGGTGCACGGCCTGGTCGGCGAGAACGGCGCGGGCAAGTCCACGCTGATGAAGGTGCTCGCCGGCGTGCACGTCGCCGACGGCGGCACCGTCGAGCTCGACGGCCGCGAGGTGACGTTCCACCACCCCGTCCAGGCCCAGCACGCCGGCGTGTCCACGGTGTTCCAGGAGTTCAACCTGCTCCCCGAGCGCACCGTCGCGGAGAACATCTGGCTCGGCCGCGAGCCGCGCCGCCGCGGCCTCGTCGACGTCGACCGCATGCAGCGCGACACCCAGGCGCTCCTCGACGACCTCGGCGTCACCGGCCTCCGGCCCGGGCAGCGGGTGCGCACCCTGTCGGTCGCCGAGCAGCAGATCGTCGAGATCGCCAAGGCGATCAGCTTCGACGCGCGGATCATCTCGATGGACGAGCCGACCGCTGCGCTCGCCGACCACGAGGTCGCGCTCCTCTACAAGATCATCCGCGGGCTGACCGCGCGCGGCGTCGCGATCCTCTACGTCTCCCACCGGCTGCGCGAGATCTTCGACCTCTGCGACACGATCACCGTGCTCAAGGACGGCCGCCAGGTCGCCACCCGGCCCGCGGCCGAGCTCGACGACGCCGAGCTGGTGCGGCTCATGGTCGGCCGCTCGATGACGTCGTTCTTCCCCGGCCCCGTCGAGGGCACCGAGGTCGGCGAGCCGCGGCTGGAGGTCACCGGCGCCGGCAACGGGTACGTCGACGACATCTCCCTCACGCTGCGCGCCGGCGAGATCGTCGGGGTGGCCGGCCTCCAGGGGTCCGGCCGCACCGAGCTGATGGAGGCGCTGTTCGGCGTCCAGCCGTTCACCCGCGGCACAGTCGTGGTCGACGGCAAGGAGGTCCGGCTGCGGTCTGCCCGCGGCGCCGTACGCGCCGGGCTCGCGCTGGTCACCGAGGACCGCAAGGCCACCGGCCTCGCGCTCAACCAGACCATCCTCGACAACGTGCTCGGCCCGGTGCGCGCGGTCTTCCCGCGGCGCACCGGCGCCGCCCGCCGCGAGGCCCCCGGCCTCCTGTCCAACCTCCAGGTCGCGGCGCGGGCGCTCGACCAGGAGGTGCAGTTCCTCTCCGGCGGCAACCAGCAGAAGGTCGTGCTCGCGCGGTGGCTCGCCACCGAGCCGCGCGTGGTGCTCATGGACGAGCCGACCCGTGGCATCGACGTCGGGGCCAAGCACGCGATCTACGAGCTGATGCGGGTGCTCGCCGCCGCCGGCGTCGCCGTACTGATGGTCTCCAGCGAGCTGCCCGAGGTGATCGGCATGGCCGACCGCATCCTGGTGATGCGCGACGGCCGCCTCGCCGGCGAGCTGCCCGCCGGCTCGTCGGAGGAGACCGTCCTCCAGCTCGCCACGGGAGCCCGGGAGGTGGCGCGATGA